One window of the Triticum dicoccoides isolate Atlit2015 ecotype Zavitan chromosome 3B, WEW_v2.0, whole genome shotgun sequence genome contains the following:
- the LOC119278506 gene encoding uncharacterized protein LOC119278506 produces the protein MAAVAGAGAGGGDQMLLLRPPPRPRRPLATSVVTRLLKPMPKPKDKRRSPDNSASSIASSTVPRIPTPPPPSPATVSVSISVAATKGKDKSHKGASNFQYQSKQGSKGQITSKEQPQREPLISPLYASSKTKVKTVLPDASTLASKKTMKVTRK, from the exons ATGGCCGCCGTTGCCGGAGCTGGAGCCGGAGGGGGCGACCAGATGCTGCTGCTGCGGCCGCCCCCGCGCCCTCGGAGGCCCCTCGCCACctccgtcgtcacccgcctcctcAAGCCCATGCCCAAGCCCAAGGACAAGCGTAGgagccccgacaacagcgccagcaGCATCGCCTCCTCCACCGTCCCCCGCATCCCCACGCCTCCTCCACCGTCCCCCGCAACTGTCTCCGTCTCTATCTCCG TTGCCGCGACTAAGGGCAAGGATAAAAGCCACAAGGGAGCTTCAAACTTCCAATACCAATCTAAACAAGGTTCAAAAGGCCAG ATAACAAGTAAAGAGCAGCCGCAAAGGGAGCCTCTGATCTCCCCGTTGTATGCCTCCAGTAAAACAAAGGTGAAGACTGTGCTGCCTGACGCATCAACACTTGCCAGCAAAAAGACAATGAAG gtaacaaggaaatag